One genomic window of Salvia miltiorrhiza cultivar Shanhuang (shh) chromosome 4, IMPLAD_Smil_shh, whole genome shotgun sequence includes the following:
- the LOC131022903 gene encoding uncharacterized protein LOC131022903, producing the protein MSTSDRSGSTHSTDDPDVSVTPPTGAIPTGVATDGRTWVHLHGRPSGPIRARATDSFQGMPHESGTNWKNLTEEMKDVYFDEFEKAFCWQQDKYTRHQIKKAWISEARVAYKDYISACKKTLLLHKKKIDYLNPIVEAAWRAYWALPETQARSAQASRNRRKEPCGVGTGMAIHHGGSRSALDHAEYLARESNIPLDAASWATFRRIHFKNGQYTAGRPAQHGLEVERRVAELREIQGEVTPADVDRIFREVVTPDLKGRIMGLGMMMSKALTSGGGESSTSTSTSHFDAPSKAEFTTLREDLDTTARALTTAVQEIEARRQREEEQARTIQEMQSQIALLMRGFRPSTPSDETHPDL; encoded by the exons ATGTCTACTTCTGACCGATCCGGATCTACGCATTCGACCGACGATCCGGATGTGTCCGTGACGCCGCCCACGGGGGCTATACCGACTGGTGTTGCTACTGATGGGCGCACATGGGTGCATCTTCATGGCAG GCCGAGTGGACCTATTCGGGCTAGGGCTACTGATAGCTTCCAAGGTATGCCACATGAAAGTGGCACGAATTGGAAGAATTTAACTGAAGAGATGAAGGACGTGTACTTCGACGAATTTGAG AAAGCATTTTGTTGGCAACAAGATAAATATACCAGACACCAAATTAAGAAGGCGTGGATCTCAGAGGCTCGAGTGGCATATAAGGATTACATTTCTGCATGCAAGAAAACCCTCCTACTACACAAGAAGAAGATTGATTATCTCAATCCTATTGTTGAGGCTGCTTGGAGGGCTTATTGGGCATTGCCTGAGACTCAGGCAAGGTCTGCACAGGCGTCTAGGAATCGCCGAAAGGAGCCTTGCGGTGTTGGTACAGGGATGGCTATCCATCATGGGGGGTCGCGTAGCGCTCTGGATCATGCTGAGTATCTG GCTCGGGAGAGCAATATCCCTCTTGACGCGGCGTCTTGGGCTACCTTTCGACGTATCCATTTTAAGAATGGACAGTATACCGCCGGACGACCTGCGCAGCACGGG TTGGAGGTCGAGAGGCGAGTGGCAGAGCTGCGTGAGATACAGGGAGAGGTCACACCTGCCGACGTGGATCGCATCTTCCGAGAGGTAGTCACTCCTGATCTGAAGGGGCGCATCATGGGATTAGGTATGATGATGTCGAAGGCGCTTACTTCAGGCGGCGGCGAGTCGAGCACCTCCACCAGCACCTCACACTTCGATGCTCCTTCAAAGGCTGAGTTTACCACTTTGAGGGAGGATCTTGACACCACAGCGAGGGCTCTGACCACAGCAGTGCAGGAGATAGAAGCCAGGAGACAGAGAGAGGAGGAGCAGGCTAGGACTATACAGGAGATGCAGTCCCAGATCGCGTTGCTCATGCGAGGATTTCGACCATCCACCCCTTCTGATGAGACTCACCCGGACCTTTGA
- the LOC131022442 gene encoding uncharacterized protein LOC131022442 — translation MDHRGPPPPPQSRHHKGAKKRKGAAAAADESLKVVYISSPMKVRTSAARFRSLVQELTGKNSDIAPYMDSDGGALVDYRDEGGMLLPDRPPSSSVSNSDDTSTASLLGAVDNVFASQFGGLFSSESFCDDVLGSYHDLIM, via the coding sequence atGGATCACAGAGGccccccgccgccgccgcagtcGAGACATCACAAGGGAGCCAAGAAGCGCAagggcgccgccgccgccgccgacgaatCGCTCAAAGTAGTCTACATCTCGAGCCCCATGAAGGTGAGGACCAGCGCCGCCCGGTTCCGGTCGCTGGTGCAGGAGCTCACCGGCAAGAACTCCGACATCGCGCCCTACATGGACTCCGACGGCGGCGCCCTCGTCGACTACCGTGACGAGGGCGGGATGCTGCTCCCCGACCGACCTCCATCCTCGTCGGTTTCTAATTCCGATGACACGTCCACGGCCTCTCTGCTGGGGGCCGTGGACAATGTCTTCGCCTCCCAATTCGGGGGGCTTTTTTCGTCGGAGTCGTTTTGCGACGACGTGTTAGGGAGCTATCACGACTTGATCATGTGA